One segment of Solanum lycopersicum chromosome 1, SLM_r2.1 DNA contains the following:
- the LOC138340303 gene encoding MAR-binding filament-like protein 1: MAAPLNLEEGQSSTRPPRFHEHFYIWWKFRMHDFLMAEDNKLWDIVLDGPFIPMIEENDGEKTSLVPKPRQNYDEADRKKIEKGYKAKTCESAKEIWDCLKTTHEGTEQVKESNIDMFTSRYENFKMKERETIHEMFTKLSSITNEMRSLGEPISMSKKVRKVLRILPKSWESKVDTITEAKHLKCGKVGHFIRECPLLKNENKEHPKPRSDKEKRRVPVLGKNDRKATANYLVKKALAAWGDSSSDSKDPDEPNDVSMVAVHEEETICNEMFAHMAHTKNEEEDDKVTLLDMKNDLNNYSLKKLRRMTKVMIDSVIELTSERDIMNAELDSLTENKVKLEERMSKMVSRESDNTDLEKQLNQITEEAEKLNGMSNGLRVEIEEKLKNSEKNLGLSLEKSNRLEKDIVKLKEELEKSHKWIKSSKLLSTATNKSNFNKKGLGSLNITPPFNPHSKYVFVFDNLLCLHCGKNGLLKGECHGWRNSHERLYNYAVRQNFSKERPGPPKPVSTDRFSKKKFVTAPMSFVSEMSNSQCWYMDSGCSKRMTCDIKNFLSLKTLQGGGVSFGDGKKGYILGVGKVGRSLEDTIDIVYHVNGLKYRLLSVSQICDKGN; the protein is encoded by the exons CGTTTCCATGAACATTTCTACATTTGGTGGAAATTTAGAATGCATGATTTCCTCATGGCCGAAGACAACAAGTTATGGGATATTGTACTTGATGGACCGTTTATTCCAATGATAGAAGAAAATGATGGAGAGAAAACTAGTCTTGTTCCAAAGCCTAGACAGAATTACGATGAAGCTGATagaaaaaagatagaaaagggcTACAAGGCAAAAA CTTGTGAGTCTGCTAAAGAGATTTGGGATTGTTTAAAGACAACTcatgaaggaactgaacaagtcaaagaatcaAATATTGATATGTTTACCTCACGGTAtgaaaacttcaaaatgaaggaaagAGAAACCATTCATGAGATGTTCACAAAATTGTCCTCCATTACTAATGAGATGAGAAGTCTTGGTGAACCCATTAGCATGAGCAAAAAAGTGAGAAAAGTACTTCGAATCCTTCCAAAGTCCTGGGAAAGCAAGGTTGATACCATCACTGAAGCTAAACATTTGAAG TGTGGAAAAGTTGGACACTTTATCAGAGAGTGTCCTCTGCTCAAAAATGAAAACAAGGAACATCCAAAACCAAGAAGTGACAAAGAGAAGAGAAGGGTCCCGGTACTCGGTAAGAATGATCGAAAGGCTACTGCTAACTATTTGGTCAAAAAAGCTCTTGCTGCATGGGGTGATTCTTCAAGTGATTCAAAAGATCCTGATGAACCAAATGATGTGTCTATGGTGGCTGTGCATGAAGAGGAAACCATTTgcaatgaaatgtttgctcaCATGGCTCatacaaaaaatgaagaagaggatgacaaggtaactcttcttgatatgaaaaatgatctgaataattattctcttaaaaaattgagaagaatgacaaaagttaTGATTGATTCTGTAATTGAGTTAACCTCTGAAAGAGACATCATGAATGCTGAACTTGATagtttaactgaaaacaaagttaaactgGAGGAGAGAATGTCAAAAATGGTGTCTCGAGAGTCTGATAACACTGATCTTGAAAAACAGTTGAATCAGATaactgaagaagctgaaaagctAAATGGAATGTCAAATGGTTTACgagttgaaattgaagaaaaattgaaaaactctgaGAAAAATCTAGGATTGTCTTTGGAGAAAAGCAACAGATTAGAAAAGGATATTGTCAAACTTAAGGAAGAGCTTGAAAAATCTCATAAGTGGATAAAATCCTCTAAGTTGCTGTCAACTGCAACAAACaagagtaatttcaataagaaaggactaggaagtTTGAATATCACTCCTCCCTTTAATCCTCACAGTAAGTACGTTTTTGTGTTTGACAATCTGCTTTGTCTTCACTGTGGTAAAAATGGGCTCTTAAAGGGAGAGTGTCATGGATGGAGAAATTCCCATGAAAGACTCTATAATTATGCTGTAAGGCAAAACTTTTCAAAAGAGAGACCTGGTCCTCCAAAACCCGTTTCAACTGatagattttcaaagaaaaaatttgtcaCTGCTCCTATGTCCTTT gtgagtgagaTGAGCAAcagtcaatgttggtatatggacagTGGATGCTCTAAACGTATGACTTGTGACATAAAAaatttcctctcactcaagacacttcagggaggaggtgtctcttttggtgatggaaagaaggggtacattttgggagttggtAAAGTGGGAAGGTCTCTTGAAGATACAATTGACATTGTGTATCATGTTAATGGGTTGAAGTACCGTCTTTTGAGTGTTTCTCAAATTTGTGACAAGGGAAATTAA